Proteins co-encoded in one Pseudarthrobacter chlorophenolicus A6 genomic window:
- a CDS encoding carboxylesterase/lipase family protein, producing MKLASSNGGTFRGTTLAVDGTPVHRFLGIPYAQPPSGDLRFHPPAALPGWTGEVDATGYGPAAPQNPDAADPGEAPLAWSEDGCLNLNVWTPDTGGPARPVMVWIHGGAYVTGANSDGMYDGARLAAATDTVVVAINYRLGALGFLHLAHLLGEGFGDSSNLGLLDQLEALRWVRDNIAGFGGDPHNVTLFGESAGAAAIGTLLGMPASEGLFRRAIMQSGTAERFRTPEVSARVTAEFLRLCGLDESTAGEMAALPAERLLAAQQRMQERIAAENYAVPLPFQPAVGTPSLPEPPLDAVRNGLNSGVDLLVGTNLNEGSFAVEMRPDLPDDPGYPDRAAAVLSAGGLPGDCAPEYAEALAGVLKREPRGKELLEAAIADSVYRQPSNNLLDARLRPAGSAGHGGTFAYLFTWPSPAMGGKLGSCHTLDIPFVFRHLDSPDAAYLTRGKAPQALSDAMSGAWAAFARNGTPAQPGLAWPEYGQRRHTMVLNDPPRLEADPRSGIRMFFAANQVRQQPVS from the coding sequence ATGAAGCTCGCCTCCAGCAATGGCGGAACCTTCCGCGGAACCACCCTGGCCGTGGACGGCACCCCCGTGCACCGGTTCCTCGGCATCCCCTATGCCCAGCCTCCATCAGGGGACCTGCGCTTCCACCCGCCGGCTGCCCTCCCCGGATGGACCGGCGAGGTGGACGCCACCGGGTACGGCCCCGCAGCACCCCAGAACCCGGACGCCGCGGATCCGGGCGAGGCCCCGCTGGCCTGGAGCGAAGACGGCTGCCTAAACCTCAACGTCTGGACGCCGGACACCGGCGGCCCCGCCCGGCCTGTGATGGTCTGGATTCACGGCGGCGCCTACGTGACAGGGGCCAACAGTGACGGAATGTATGACGGCGCCCGCCTCGCCGCAGCGACGGACACGGTGGTGGTGGCCATCAATTACCGGCTGGGAGCGCTCGGCTTCCTCCACCTGGCGCATCTGCTCGGCGAGGGCTTCGGGGATTCGTCCAACCTCGGCCTGCTGGACCAGCTGGAGGCGCTGCGCTGGGTGCGTGACAACATCGCAGGGTTCGGCGGCGACCCGCATAACGTGACCCTGTTCGGGGAATCGGCGGGCGCGGCAGCCATCGGCACCCTGCTGGGCATGCCGGCGTCGGAAGGCCTCTTCCGGCGGGCCATCATGCAAAGCGGCACCGCGGAGCGTTTCCGCACACCGGAGGTGTCTGCGCGGGTGACTGCTGAATTCCTGCGGCTCTGCGGCCTGGACGAATCGACGGCCGGTGAGATGGCCGCACTCCCGGCGGAACGGCTGCTGGCCGCCCAACAGCGGATGCAGGAGCGGATCGCCGCCGAAAACTACGCGGTGCCGCTCCCCTTCCAGCCAGCGGTGGGAACCCCTTCATTGCCGGAACCTCCACTGGACGCCGTCCGGAACGGGCTTAACAGCGGCGTGGACCTGCTGGTGGGCACCAACCTCAACGAAGGGTCCTTCGCCGTCGAAATGCGCCCGGACCTGCCGGACGATCCCGGCTACCCGGACCGCGCAGCCGCGGTCCTGTCCGCCGGCGGCCTGCCGGGAGACTGCGCCCCGGAATACGCGGAAGCACTGGCGGGCGTGCTGAAGCGCGAGCCCCGGGGCAAGGAGCTGCTGGAGGCGGCCATTGCCGATTCGGTGTACCGCCAGCCCAGCAACAACCTGCTTGATGCGAGGCTCCGGCCAGCAGGCAGCGCAGGGCACGGCGGGACGTTCGCCTACCTGTTCACCTGGCCCAGCCCGGCCATGGGCGGGAAGCTGGGGTCCTGCCACACGCTGGACATCCCGTTCGTTTTCCGGCACCTGGACTCTCCGGACGCCGCCTACCTGACCCGGGGCAAAGCTCCGCAGGCCCTCAGCGACGCCATGAGCGGAGCCTGGGCGGCGTTCGCCCGCAACGGGACTCCGGCACAGCCAGGCCTGGCCTGGCCGGAATACGGGCAGCGACGCCACACCATGGTCCTCAACGACCCGCCCCGGCTGGAGGCCGACCCACGGAGCGGGATCCGGATGTTTTTTGCCGCGAACCAGGTCAGGCAGCAGCCAGTGAGTTAA
- a CDS encoding GAF and ANTAR domain-containing protein has protein sequence MIDTLRGVRGYAEDYRSAVGGHGVPWLINCVREGRLVVDTGVSGGEVFADVAAHVQDLVLQSPDVVRLLDSLALYAVARLGSVGRELFCGISVSRPKKPTAAAASDTKARMLDQLELKYGQGPADSAVGSGSTIHVSDLREETRWPDYAAAATHQGACSVLAMPLQLEGEDRGVLVLYSGQPDAFGPDAVAMAEAFTEQAAKGLALTLRMAKLQDTKDGLSAAMQTRTVIDLATGAIMAQNRCSQDDAFKVLREASNSRNMKLRDVASLVVSSVAGGAKTITYFDE, from the coding sequence ATGATTGACACCTTACGGGGTGTCCGCGGGTACGCTGAGGACTACCGTTCGGCAGTGGGCGGCCATGGTGTGCCATGGCTCATCAATTGTGTCCGGGAGGGAAGACTTGTGGTTGACACCGGGGTTTCGGGTGGCGAGGTTTTTGCCGATGTTGCAGCCCATGTGCAGGACCTTGTCCTGCAGAGTCCTGACGTGGTCCGGCTCCTGGACAGTCTTGCCCTCTACGCGGTAGCCCGGCTGGGCAGCGTAGGCCGGGAGCTTTTCTGCGGCATCTCCGTCAGCCGTCCCAAGAAACCCACAGCAGCGGCTGCCAGCGACACCAAGGCGAGGATGCTTGACCAGCTTGAACTCAAGTACGGCCAGGGGCCGGCAGATTCCGCGGTGGGCAGCGGATCCACCATCCACGTCAGCGACCTGCGGGAAGAAACGCGGTGGCCGGACTACGCCGCCGCGGCCACACATCAGGGTGCCTGTTCCGTGCTGGCCATGCCGCTGCAGCTCGAGGGTGAGGACCGTGGTGTGCTGGTCCTGTACAGCGGGCAGCCTGACGCTTTTGGACCCGATGCCGTTGCCATGGCCGAGGCCTTCACAGAACAGGCTGCGAAAGGCCTGGCGCTGACGTTGCGGATGGCCAAGCTCCAGGACACCAAAGACGGCCTGAGCGCCGCCATGCAGACGCGGACTGTCATCGACCTGGCCACCGGTGCCATCATGGCGCAGAACCGGTGCAGCCAGGATGACGCGTTCAAGGTGCTGCGGGAAGCCTCCAACAGCAGGAACATGAAGCTGCGGGACGTCGCTTCCCTGGTGGTGTCCTCTGTTGCCGGCGGCGCGAAGACGATCACCTACTTCGACGAATAG
- a CDS encoding AAA family ATPase, whose protein sequence is MDPGTYPIRRLVENPGNVLDRGRWPADLPVVAQILENGLDLAPATILVGENGSGKSTLVEAIALAYGLSPEGGSTGARHSTRPTESVLAGHLQLVRNAGATRRGYFLRAETMHGFFTYLENNPGGPDAAFHDMSHGESFLELAVSRFRGRGLWVLDEPESALSFSGCLSLLAILKDLLAEGNSQVVMSTHSPLLAALPGAQILEAGPWGLRERAWEDLDLITNWRNFLDSPQRYLRHI, encoded by the coding sequence ATGGATCCCGGCACCTATCCCATCCGGCGGCTGGTGGAGAACCCCGGCAACGTCCTGGACCGCGGCCGGTGGCCGGCCGACCTGCCAGTTGTGGCCCAGATCCTGGAGAATGGCCTGGACCTTGCCCCGGCGACGATCCTGGTGGGGGAGAACGGTTCGGGTAAGTCCACGCTGGTGGAGGCGATCGCCCTGGCGTACGGGTTGTCCCCGGAAGGCGGGTCAACGGGCGCCCGGCACTCCACCCGGCCCACCGAATCAGTACTGGCCGGGCACCTGCAACTGGTCCGGAACGCGGGCGCCACCCGCCGCGGGTATTTCCTGCGCGCCGAGACCATGCATGGGTTCTTTACGTACCTGGAGAACAACCCCGGCGGCCCGGACGCCGCCTTCCACGACATGTCACACGGGGAGTCCTTCCTGGAATTGGCGGTCAGCCGGTTCCGCGGACGCGGACTATGGGTCCTGGACGAACCGGAATCCGCCCTGTCCTTCTCCGGCTGCCTCAGCCTGCTGGCGATATTGAAGGACTTGCTCGCGGAAGGAAACTCACAGGTGGTGATGTCCACCCACTCGCCCCTGCTCGCCGCGCTTCCGGGTGCGCAGATCCTGGAAGCTGGCCCCTGGGGGCTGCGGGAGCGCGCCTGGGAAGACCTGGACCTCATCACCAATTGGCGCAACTTCCTCGATTCACCCCAGCGGTACCTCCGGCACATCTAA
- a CDS encoding methyltransferase family protein, translating into MAFIHWKAPGSVAAGRAEQKAFARDAGRDSGESVPQWIGWGRAYFALQSLAGALWWAAVAVSPTVRTATLGNLDPALVAVFDIPLFVVGSAAAAAGGRAAAAVVAAWSTIVTIALGAYATVTMQAGTGVLIMAAAAAGSTAALCLACWGRIPVEWIIRGPFAFRPARQRDARFHVAATFGQIIIFWGFFLGLLPLFLDFLERRWGLAADFPQAAGAAGLVILVLASALGIWSAISMSTVGKGTPLPAAMATTLVVAGPYRWIRNPMAVAGVVQGAAVGFMLHSWFVVGYAVLGSLVWNYAVRPLEEADLKARFGSAFEAYREAVPCWLPSFRRV; encoded by the coding sequence GTGGCTTTCATTCACTGGAAAGCTCCGGGATCCGTCGCGGCCGGCAGGGCGGAACAGAAGGCATTCGCCAGGGATGCCGGGAGAGATTCGGGGGAATCCGTGCCGCAGTGGATCGGGTGGGGCCGGGCGTACTTTGCCCTGCAGTCGCTGGCCGGAGCCCTGTGGTGGGCCGCCGTCGCGGTGTCTCCCACCGTGCGCACTGCCACCCTCGGCAACCTCGATCCCGCCCTGGTCGCCGTCTTCGACATCCCGCTCTTCGTGGTGGGGTCCGCCGCCGCTGCCGCCGGTGGCCGGGCCGCTGCCGCCGTCGTTGCCGCATGGTCCACCATCGTCACCATTGCGCTCGGCGCCTACGCCACTGTCACCATGCAGGCGGGCACGGGAGTCCTCATCATGGCAGCCGCAGCCGCGGGTTCAACCGCGGCCCTCTGCTTGGCCTGCTGGGGACGAATTCCCGTGGAGTGGATTATCCGCGGACCGTTTGCGTTCCGCCCCGCCCGCCAGCGGGACGCCCGGTTCCATGTGGCTGCCACGTTCGGCCAGATCATCATCTTCTGGGGCTTCTTCCTGGGGCTCCTCCCCCTGTTCCTGGACTTCCTCGAGCGGCGCTGGGGATTGGCTGCTGATTTTCCCCAGGCAGCAGGCGCGGCCGGCCTGGTGATTCTGGTCCTGGCCAGCGCGCTGGGCATCTGGTCTGCCATTTCGATGTCCACGGTGGGCAAGGGGACACCGCTGCCCGCTGCCATGGCCACCACGCTGGTGGTTGCCGGGCCGTACCGCTGGATACGTAATCCGATGGCGGTGGCCGGCGTTGTCCAGGGCGCGGCGGTGGGTTTCATGCTGCACTCCTGGTTTGTGGTGGGCTATGCCGTCCTGGGTTCACTGGTCTGGAACTATGCGGTGCGGCCGCTTGAGGAGGCCGATCTCAAGGCCCGCTTCGGCAGCGCCTTCGAGGCATACCGCGAGGCAGTACCGTGCTGGCTCCCTTCCTTCCGCCGGGTGTAG
- a CDS encoding nucleoside hydrolase, whose translation MIRVEPKCRVIIDNDWAGDPDGLVGLAHHALSAANRIVAVTASLTNPMFGPPEGRAVAGADLAAELLRVLKLTAPSTVHAGPDAPFTGQPRESAAARAIIAAAAAPAGAGLPLILVCAGPLTNVADALLLEPAIASAFTLAWVGGAEVNGDEYNYFTDPAAAEFVLGNQDLAVWQFPAETYRRIVAPVAELDQLFRTAGPAGTWLWELFHGLDVPDFVKFGPLWCLGDSAPLVVTGLDDVTSTFTEAGTHPVRRTYTAVDTRLIMADFAAKLRLQG comes from the coding sequence ATGATTCGGGTTGAACCCAAATGCAGGGTCATCATCGACAACGATTGGGCAGGTGATCCGGACGGGCTGGTGGGGCTGGCGCATCATGCGCTTTCCGCGGCAAACCGGATCGTTGCCGTCACGGCATCGCTGACCAATCCCATGTTCGGGCCGCCGGAGGGCCGCGCCGTGGCCGGGGCGGATCTGGCGGCGGAGTTGTTGCGGGTCCTCAAGTTGACGGCCCCATCCACCGTCCACGCCGGACCCGACGCCCCGTTCACGGGACAACCGCGGGAATCGGCAGCGGCCCGGGCCATCATCGCCGCAGCTGCCGCACCGGCCGGCGCAGGCCTTCCACTGATCCTGGTCTGCGCAGGTCCCCTGACGAATGTTGCCGATGCCCTCCTGCTGGAGCCTGCCATCGCGTCGGCATTCACACTTGCCTGGGTGGGCGGAGCGGAGGTCAACGGCGACGAATACAACTACTTCACCGACCCCGCCGCTGCGGAGTTCGTCCTGGGCAACCAGGATCTTGCCGTGTGGCAGTTTCCGGCTGAAACGTACCGGCGCATTGTCGCCCCGGTGGCGGAGCTGGACCAGCTGTTCCGCACTGCCGGGCCGGCAGGTACGTGGTTGTGGGAGCTTTTCCATGGCCTGGACGTGCCGGACTTCGTGAAGTTCGGGCCGCTGTGGTGCCTGGGGGACAGTGCACCCTTGGTGGTGACAGGACTCGACGACGTCACCTCCACGTTCACGGAGGCGGGCACCCACCCCGTCCGCCGCACGTACACAGCCGTGGATACCCGGCTGATCATGGCGGACTTCGCCGCCAAGCTGCGGCTGCAGGGGTAG
- a CDS encoding glycoside hydrolase family 1 protein has protein sequence MTNQFPQDFLWGVATAGHQVEGNNVNSDTWFLEQLPGSMFSEPSGDAVDHYHRYREDIALIAELGFTSYRFSLEWARIEPAEGQFSVAALDHYKRVLEACVEHGLTPVVTFHHFASPLWLLQSGGWEGARTAELFARYCDRAMTHLGHLIGVACTLNEPNLPWLLESFGIGGEAPENRGSVPVWAAAAERLGVDPSSVAPFQFCSTEAGFAVKLASHQAATAVIKAHRPDLRVGWTLANSDIQSIPGGEAIADKVRRDVNERFLEASRGDDFVGIQTYGRTVYGPEGHAPAPDGVETNQMGEEIYPQGLEATIREAARIAGIPVIVTENGLATEDDTQRLAYLQTAVEGVASCLADGIEVGGYIAWTAFDNYEWVFGYRPKFGLIAVDRTTQERTPKESAHWLGSFAREHAASQVAQPA, from the coding sequence ATGACCAACCAGTTTCCGCAGGACTTCCTTTGGGGCGTGGCCACCGCGGGCCACCAGGTGGAAGGCAACAACGTCAACAGCGATACCTGGTTCCTGGAGCAGCTGCCCGGGAGCATGTTTTCTGAGCCGTCCGGAGACGCTGTGGACCACTACCACCGCTACCGCGAGGACATTGCCCTGATTGCGGAGCTGGGCTTCACCAGCTACCGCTTCTCCCTCGAGTGGGCACGGATCGAACCGGCCGAAGGCCAGTTCTCCGTGGCCGCGCTGGACCATTACAAGCGTGTCCTGGAGGCCTGCGTCGAGCACGGGCTCACCCCGGTGGTGACGTTCCACCACTTCGCCTCACCGCTGTGGCTGCTGCAGTCCGGCGGGTGGGAGGGGGCCCGCACGGCAGAGCTGTTTGCCCGGTACTGCGACCGCGCCATGACTCACCTGGGCCACCTCATCGGCGTCGCCTGCACGCTGAACGAACCCAACCTGCCCTGGCTCCTGGAGTCCTTCGGCATTGGCGGGGAAGCCCCGGAAAACCGCGGATCCGTACCCGTCTGGGCCGCCGCAGCGGAACGCCTGGGCGTTGACCCGAGCAGCGTTGCCCCGTTCCAGTTCTGCTCCACTGAGGCCGGGTTCGCCGTGAAGCTGGCCTCGCACCAGGCCGCTACCGCCGTGATCAAGGCGCACCGCCCGGACCTGCGGGTGGGCTGGACACTCGCCAATTCCGACATCCAGTCCATCCCTGGCGGCGAAGCGATTGCTGACAAGGTGCGCCGCGACGTCAATGAACGGTTCCTTGAAGCTTCCCGTGGCGACGATTTTGTGGGCATCCAGACGTATGGCCGCACGGTGTACGGCCCCGAAGGCCACGCCCCGGCGCCGGATGGCGTGGAAACCAACCAGATGGGTGAGGAAATCTACCCGCAGGGCCTGGAAGCGACCATCCGGGAGGCAGCACGGATAGCGGGTATCCCGGTAATCGTCACGGAAAACGGCCTGGCCACGGAAGATGACACCCAGCGGCTGGCCTACCTGCAGACCGCAGTCGAGGGCGTCGCGTCCTGCCTTGCCGACGGCATCGAAGTGGGCGGGTACATCGCCTGGACAGCATTCGACAACTACGAATGGGTGTTCGGGTACCGGCCCAAGTTCGGACTGATCGCCGTAGACCGCACCACCCAGGAGCGCACCCCCAAGGAGAGCGCGCACTGGTTGGGCAGCTTCGCCCGGGAACATGCGGCCTCCCAGGTGGCCCAACCCGCCTGA
- a CDS encoding ABC transporter substrate-binding protein: MKLLTTTARGSAAVLTGALLMGSLAACGGGSQQAATVDKSTLTIGVESDSASFGYDPIRVADAQRQFMEGLYDTLLDLQPDGTAGPGLATKFDYNADSTVLTLTLKDGVTFTDGSTLDAALVKANFDRRTDTALSTYSAIAKGGAQEIASVDVVSPTQVAITFAKPQPGFEKNLTSTMGMIVGKTGVADTASLATTPDGSGPYTLDPSTVKGNKYVMVKNEKNDDAADYAYSKIVFNVIMDPQARANALVSGQADVAQLTSPTVDFAKSKGVGVSRIGGTVQTMVSFDKTGKTAPAFASEKVRQAIQYAINRQALVDALHKGDIPTWNALPKDSAGFTADLEKTFAYNPEKAKSLLAEAGYPNGFEFTIIAGAQTQTDLQAVQKDLAAVGITMNVKMAASTDEAFAAVATTPLGYAPLGWDNPIGLMYGAILNGFTNVQKATDDQLSAATGEAAAAKDDAARKTALTKMNTRLVESGWLIPLFESLSNWGYNTKKVQEVQFAGTNAYPLLSSYKPTN, encoded by the coding sequence ATGAAACTCCTGACCACCACAGCCCGCGGCAGTGCTGCCGTCCTGACCGGCGCCCTGCTGATGGGCTCCCTGGCCGCCTGTGGCGGCGGCAGCCAGCAGGCGGCCACCGTGGACAAGTCCACCCTGACCATCGGCGTCGAAAGCGACTCGGCGTCCTTCGGCTACGATCCCATCCGCGTGGCCGACGCCCAGCGCCAGTTCATGGAAGGCCTTTACGACACCCTCCTGGACCTCCAGCCGGACGGAACGGCCGGGCCCGGCCTGGCCACGAAGTTCGACTACAACGCAGACAGCACCGTCCTCACCCTGACCCTCAAGGACGGCGTCACGTTCACTGACGGTTCCACCCTGGACGCCGCCCTGGTCAAGGCGAACTTCGACCGCCGCACCGACACCGCCCTCAGCACCTACTCGGCCATCGCCAAAGGCGGCGCGCAGGAAATCGCAAGCGTCGACGTCGTGAGCCCCACCCAGGTGGCCATCACCTTCGCCAAGCCGCAGCCCGGCTTCGAGAAGAACCTCACCTCAACCATGGGCATGATCGTGGGCAAGACGGGCGTCGCCGACACCGCCAGCCTCGCCACCACGCCCGACGGCTCGGGCCCCTACACCCTTGACCCGTCCACGGTGAAGGGCAACAAGTACGTGATGGTCAAGAACGAGAAGAACGACGACGCTGCGGACTATGCGTACAGCAAGATTGTCTTCAACGTCATCATGGATCCGCAGGCCCGCGCCAACGCCCTGGTTTCAGGCCAGGCCGACGTGGCCCAGCTGACCTCGCCCACCGTTGACTTCGCCAAGTCCAAGGGCGTGGGGGTGTCCCGGATCGGCGGCACTGTGCAGACTATGGTCTCGTTCGACAAGACCGGCAAGACCGCCCCGGCGTTCGCCAGCGAAAAGGTCCGCCAGGCCATCCAGTACGCCATCAACCGCCAGGCCCTGGTGGATGCGCTGCACAAGGGTGACATCCCCACCTGGAATGCCCTCCCCAAGGACTCGGCCGGCTTCACCGCGGACCTGGAAAAGACGTTCGCCTACAACCCGGAAAAGGCCAAGAGCCTGCTGGCAGAGGCCGGCTACCCCAACGGCTTCGAGTTCACCATCATCGCCGGCGCCCAGACCCAGACCGACCTGCAGGCCGTCCAGAAGGACCTCGCCGCCGTCGGCATCACCATGAATGTGAAGATGGCCGCCTCCACCGATGAGGCGTTCGCCGCCGTTGCCACCACCCCGCTGGGCTACGCACCGCTCGGCTGGGACAACCCGATCGGCCTGATGTACGGCGCCATCCTCAACGGTTTCACCAACGTCCAGAAGGCCACCGACGATCAGCTGAGCGCTGCCACCGGCGAAGCTGCCGCGGCCAAGGACGACGCCGCCAGGAAGACGGCGCTGACCAAGATGAACACCCGCCTGGTGGAGTCCGGCTGGCTGATCCCGCTGTTCGAATCGCTGTCCAACTGGGGCTACAACACCAAGAAGGTCCAGGAAGTCCAGTTCGCAGGCACCAACGCCTACCCGCTGCTCTCTTCCTACAAGCCCACCAACTGA
- a CDS encoding ABC transporter permease, whose amino-acid sequence MALFVAKRLLMALATVLVVAVLAFLLVHAMPGSPGAVSLGAGASQDAIDQLNQQLGWNDPLFSQFFRWLGDAVQGNLGVSLIDGRSVSADLADRLPVTASLAAGATVLSAILGIALGVTAAVRGGLLDRAIGGFVGLLVALPAFWVGIILVYLLAVQSSVFPATGYVPFEVSPQDWALSLALPVITLAVGGAAFIARQTRASMLEALQQEHIRTLRATATPTWKILYIHALRYASLPIVAGIALQFIGLFGGSVIAEQLFAMPGLGQAVQTSVSTHDAPAVQGVVVIATVVVVAVNLVLELATKFLDPKLRAS is encoded by the coding sequence ATGGCATTGTTCGTTGCCAAGCGCCTGCTCATGGCGCTCGCCACGGTGCTGGTGGTCGCGGTGCTGGCGTTCCTGCTGGTGCACGCGATGCCCGGCAGCCCGGGAGCTGTTTCGCTCGGCGCCGGCGCCTCCCAGGACGCGATCGACCAGCTCAACCAGCAGCTCGGCTGGAACGATCCGCTGTTCTCCCAGTTCTTCCGCTGGCTGGGCGACGCGGTCCAGGGCAACCTGGGCGTTTCGCTGATTGACGGCCGCTCCGTCAGTGCCGACCTGGCGGACCGCCTGCCGGTGACGGCGTCCCTGGCCGCCGGTGCCACGGTCCTCAGCGCCATCCTCGGCATCGCCCTGGGCGTCACCGCAGCGGTCCGCGGCGGCCTCCTGGACCGGGCCATTGGCGGGTTCGTGGGACTCCTCGTGGCCCTGCCGGCGTTCTGGGTGGGCATCATCCTGGTCTACCTCCTCGCCGTCCAGTCCTCGGTCTTCCCGGCCACCGGCTACGTCCCGTTCGAGGTTTCGCCGCAGGACTGGGCGCTGTCCCTGGCACTGCCGGTGATCACCCTGGCCGTGGGCGGCGCCGCGTTCATTGCCCGCCAGACCAGGGCCTCCATGCTCGAGGCGCTGCAGCAGGAACACATCCGCACCCTGCGCGCCACGGCCACCCCCACGTGGAAAATCCTCTACATCCACGCCCTGCGCTACGCGAGCCTGCCCATCGTTGCCGGCATCGCCCTGCAGTTCATCGGCCTGTTCGGCGGTTCCGTGATCGCCGAGCAGCTGTTCGCCATGCCCGGCCTGGGCCAGGCCGTCCAGACCTCCGTCAGCACCCACGACGCCCCTGCCGTACAGGGCGTGGTGGTGATCGCCACCGTGGTGGTGGTCGCCGTCAACCTGGTGCTTGAACTCGCCACCAAGTTCCTCGATCCGAAGTTGCGTGCCTCATGA